Genomic DNA from Rana temporaria chromosome 1, aRanTem1.1, whole genome shotgun sequence:
aggctttgaaaaacccccatcgcctgcaatctcaaaaacgttcattgacgtcagtgaggacaaggaacgggacatggctagcttggtatccaaccttgtgtaaatggggagtttgcggttgtgcatatggactgtttgcaggtgtttgtggtgcgttaaacggggagtttggtctgtcagagtttggtctgtcactgtaaacgttaaccctattacagacagggttagggttagggttacagatagggttagggttagggttacagacagggttagggttacagatagggttagggtttgggttacagatagggtaagggttacagatagggttagggttagggttacagactgtaaccctaaccctatctgtaaccctaaccctgtctgtaaccctaaccctaaccctatctgtaaccctaaccctatctgttatcctaaccctaaccctgtctgtaaccctaaccctatctgtaaccctaaccctaaccctaaggccccgtacacacgaccgagtttctcggcagaattcagccagaaactcgatcggagccgtattctgccgagaaacccggtcgtgtgtacacttttggccaaggaaaccgacgagtaactcgtcgagccaaatagagaacatgttctctatttcctcgttagtcaatggggaaacttggctcgccgagatcctcggcggcttcacaaggaactcgacgagcaaaacgatgtgttttgcccgtcgagtttctcggacgtgtgtacggggcctcacccttacactacctgatcgatataacatcatacctgatgttttaaagcacgttattccaaacaatttatgaatgttaggtgatttatgccctttatggattaaaaacggactctgcgataactacgtaattttccatgggagttttgccatggattcccctctggcatgccacagtccaggtgttagtccccttgaaacatcTTTTCCattactattgtggccagaaagagtccctgtgggttttaaaatttgcctgcccattgaagtctatggcggttcgccgggTACGCTCGTTCGCGAACATTCACGGAAGTTCGTGTTCGCCTTTCgcgaaccgaaaattttaggttcgcgacatcactagcTCTCTGTTCATGACACTTGAGTTCACCCACACCAAACTTATCAATCCATGTCTTTTATGGAGCTGAATTTGTGCTCAGGGGGGACAGTAATGCTGGAACAAAAAAGGTTGAAAGAAAACAATTGCCTACATATACTGTAGAGCAGGGATGTCAAATGCAATTTCatcaggagctgcggtggctcaacgcgattggcactgcgctgacaagccattcacctctgcagctaggggttcggatcccggtctcggcttcatgtgaattgagtttggtggtctcagcccggctcccggtgggtgtgctatgcaaggtaagcctgcgcttagtacgctcacccccctcccacaaaaaccaccacacctacacacacactctaaattgggttaagacatgcactttgaccacgcggtctctaaaagagaggcgaaggactaatggggctggttgagcgggctaatcctctcactcccttatagggagtccctctgccccgttgggcttcaaagcggagcaggtagggcgggctgtgtgggaggaccccctcacacacccgccattgccacccggggcatggagaaaggtggcagattgcctctgggggaggcctgcctactcccaactcctgcagtccggctcctctctcgagtacacgcacaaaatacacaaaaaaaaaaaaaaaaatgcaatttcatcacaggccgcatcagcagtatggttgcctTCAAAGGGACTGTTGTATCTGTGGTGTGctaagtacagagtgcagggtttaggaatgTGTTACACAGAAAATGCAGAGATCAGGATTACACTACATGCCAAATCTAGGTTTTAggggtgtgttatgtacagagtgcagagttcaggggagcactatgcacagtgtgcaacctCAAACCCCCAAAGCTTCCTCACATCTTTCTATCCTACCAGGCCTGACTCTAATAGACTCTACCCCCATATAGACAGCTTTGTCTCACCTTGCATGGAGATCATTCTCTCACTCGGATTCTAGAGATCTGTCCCCATTGTACCCCACTATGAGTGCATGTAGGGATCTGTTAGTCCCAGAAGCCGCATAGAACAAAGCTGTCCCTTGTAAACATAGAAGTCTTCTGTGTCTACAAGGGACAGTGAGGAGAAGAAGTCAAGGGTAAGAGTTGGAGGTGGCAGAATGGAGTTCTGCCACGTTCTGGGTGCAAAGGCTACATGACAAGGCCTTGCAGACCAGatttggcccacgggccttgtgtttgatatTTTTGCGGTAGAGGGATGAATGACAATAGAGGAATGGGTTAAGCTGCTTCTGGTACTGGATTGCATTTGTACTGGCTGGTCATCTTGAACCTTACTTTCCTATCACTCTCCAATCACTGGAGGAGGGCAAAATGAGGGCAAGCTGCTAACTGCAACTGTTGGTTACATTTTGTGATGCTTTAATTGGTCACATTTTGCTTGTGCATGCTAGGGGGCATGTAAGAGGAAGaacaaaaattaaccccttaaatAGCATCCAATCCTGTAACATCCACCTTCCACCCACTTATGTACAATAGGCATACAAATGGCAGTTAATATACACAAAAAATCAAAATCATGATGATAATGTCAttcataatgatgatgatggtaacAATATGGCTGAATTTGTTTAATCTGATCTACAGCATTATACATTGAATCAATATGTTACAATTACATCATTCTCTTCCCCAGCATTGTCCCTCTTGTGTTAAGTTCGGGTTTTAAAATTATAATGTAGAGTTTTGGAGAAAACATACACAATAATATTCCAGCACTGGAGGTCAGTATGGCGAATATctccacagccaccatgtatttccctctggtgctcagataggccgggatcatggcaatccagacactgcagaacaccagcatgctgaaggtgatgtacttggcctcattaaaactgtccggtaatgtcctcaccatgaaagccagaagaaaactcacagctgccagaaaccccatataacccaacatagagtagaagccgataactgacccttcattacactgaatgatgaTCTTCCCAGGATAGGAGTCCATGTCATACTCCTGAAATGGTGGAGAGATGGACAACCAGAGAATGCAATTCATAACCTGAATGGATGAGCAGAATAACATGACTGTATTGGGAAGTTTGACTCCCACCCATTTTCTACAAGAGCTTCCAGGTCTGGTGGCTTTAAAAGCAATGAAGACCATGATGGTTTTGGCGAGGATAGAAGATGCTGAGATGGTGAAGGGAATTCCAAAAGTGACTTGTTGCAGCATACAGGTAATATCCACAGGACGGCCAAGGAACAGGAATACAGAAAGGAAGCTCAGtatgagggagaggagcagaatgAAGCTGAGGTTCCGGTTATTGGCTCTGACTATGGGAGTGCTCCGAAACCAAACAAATAGTCCAAGTATAAGGAGAGATGTTGTAGCAAATATGACTgaagttatagaaaaaaataaaactagaatgTCCTCCTCGTATGATAAATACTCATTGACCTTGTCACTACAAATAGTTTTAGCTTTGTTAGGCCATTCATTTTCAGGACACTTCTTGCAGAGTTCACTGTCTGTAGAGTAAAAAGAAGTGGAAATAACATTAGGCACGGTATAACGAGAATGCAACTATTTGACAGTATTGAATATTTTTTCAGTCATTTCCTTaaattaccttaaagtggatgtaaaccccaaaaattaacagacttccagataaaaacctgtctaaataaaaagtcctttatgtccccttgctttgagtgacatacattacctctcacaatgaactgtggatcaccccccatattatgataaacatccaggaatgtgcatgtgtccaagctagtgcacaagatatgtaaaaaccctgtcactcaaagcaaggggatgaaaaggactttttatttagacaggtttttatctggaagtctgttaattttcactgaacaataaaagtggattgctcagagcttgattaactatgtgtggcaagactgggcacagatgataggaaatcttattctctacattgtgacatcaaaaaaataaatacaactttttgggtttacatccactttaaagcttttGTGGGGTTAAGTTGTAATATTAAATATGAAGCTCAATAAGCTGCAGTAGGATCTCAACTCACTTCAAAAGCACAAATTCTCCTGGATGGGCAGAATTGCAGCTTTTAAAATGATGGTTCTACCCCAGCTCCTTTACTTGTTCAGGTCGTTTCCTATCCCTCACCAAATCTTACTTCAATACATTACAATCCTTGCTCAGTGCATTTATTTGGCACAACAAAAAACCTAGATGCAATTACCATATCCTCATTAAACACAGATTAACAAGGGGGTCTTTATATATAGATTTTAGAGATTATTACACTGCACATTGCTCTCGCAGCTAGTTTTTGACCCTTGCCATCCACTAGATGGGGCCAGATTGAATCTACATATGTTTCAAAGCAAAATCTTAAACATTGGCTCATAACTATATTTTATTAGCCCTCCCCTACCAGTGGCTCTTTAACCTCCTATTATAACCTCAATGTTTGCCTGGCAGAGACTATTTGAGGTTCAATGTCCTATCTTGCAGCAAATCTACCCAAATATCTGTGTTTTTGACTCTCCTAATCCCTGATATTTCACTACAAGTGTGGATAGATCATAGTGAATACAACCTCCAAGATATCCTCTCCAACATGTCTATAAAACCTTTTGCCTCTCTTCAAAAAGATTCCAACTACCACCCAGCACCATATTCACTTACATCTGAGTGAAACGTATCTTCAAACCTACTTCTCCCCATTATGCTGTACCTATGCCGGTGGGGTGTTACCTTAATGCTACCTCTACTACTCAACAGGGCATTATATACGTTTACTGACCACTAGTGTTCCATGGCCCTCCAAACTATTTACAAATCCATATGTTGTTTTGCTCTATAGGA
This window encodes:
- the LOC120926985 gene encoding vomeronasal type-2 receptor 26-like, which gives rise to MGRSRFEDTFHSDLHSRYTVPNVISTSFYSTDSELCKKCPENEWPNKAKTICSDKVNEYLSYEEDILVLFFSITSVIFATTSLLILGLFVWFRSTPIVRANNRNLSFILLLSLILSFLSVFLFLGRPVDITCMLQQVTFGIPFTISASSILAKTIMVFIAFKATRPGSSCRKWVGVKLPNTVMLFCSSIQVMNCILWLSISPPFQEYDMDSYPGKIIIQCNEGSVIGFYSMLGYMGFLAAVSFLLAFMVRTLPDSFNEAKYITFSMLVFCSVWIAMIPAYLSTRGKYMVAVEIFAILTSSAGILLCMFSPKLYIIILKPELNTRGTMLGKRMM